A single region of the Malaclemys terrapin pileata isolate rMalTer1 chromosome 2, rMalTer1.hap1, whole genome shotgun sequence genome encodes:
- the LOC128832882 gene encoding LOW QUALITY PROTEIN: NADH dehydrogenase [ubiquinone] 1 beta subcomplex subunit 8, mitochondrial-like (The sequence of the model RefSeq protein was modified relative to this genomic sequence to represent the inferred CDS: inserted 1 base in 1 codon; deleted 2 bases in 1 codon): protein MLPGPYPKTPEEKAAAAKKYNMRVEYGDYEPHPDDDIGYGDYPKFPDQSHHERDPWYQWDYPXLRQNWREPMHWHFDMFLRTRVDTSPTVVHWHTICNHFFLFIGFVLFMFWLGEMYPSYIPMGLKQYPYNNLYLEQGGDPSKEPPEVKNYEI from the exons ATGCTGCCTGGACCTTACCCCAAAACCCCAGAGGAAAAGGCAGCTGCTGCTAAGAAATACAACATGAGGGTGGAG TATGGGGACTATGAGCCACATCCGGATGATGACATAGGGTATGGTGATTATCCCAAATTTCCTGACCAATCTCATCATGAAAGAGACCCCTGGTATCAGTGGGACTACC ATCTGAGACAAAACTGGAGAGAGCCAATGCACTGGCACTTTGATATGTTTCTCCGGACCCGTGTTGACACATCCCCCACTGTGGTACACTGGCACACTATATGCAATCACTTCTTCCTCTTTATTGGCTTTGTGCTGTTTATGTTCTGGCTTGGAGAAATGTACCCATCCTACATACCTATGGGACTGAAGCAGTATCCTTACAATAACCTGTACCTGGAGCAAGGGGGCGATCCCAGCAAAGAGCCCCCAGAAGTGAAGAACTATGAAATCTGA